The segment GCTCTGTGCGCGCTCATTCACCCAAATTTAAGCTGAAGATTTCTGTACCGATTCGCGGTGGATTTAAAGCGATCGCGCGTCAAGGCAAAACCGTGCAAGAAGTGTTTATTCTGACGACACTGGCACAGGAGCAACTTGAAAACGCGATCGCTCAACGTTTGAAATGAGGCAGCGAACTTCGATCGGCTCGGATTCGCCTTCTAAATTACTCAACAGGCTGCTGAGTGGAAGCAATACGGTGCAGGGGCAAGCTTAATGCGCAGGAGAAAGTGAGGAGGTAAGAAATCACGGCTGTCCATTTGAGGCTTAACATACAGGTCGTCCAATCTGGACAAACCCACTTCTGTGCTCCCACTGCAATGCAATGTACAATCCAGTAGGCAAATGCCATCGAAAACAAAACTTGATCGGCAACTTCGTTCTCTTCTTGCTGAGTCTGCGCCTTTTTCTGATTCAACAAAAGATAAAGTCCAGCAACACTTGCGAAGAATGAAGCGAGATTGAGATATTCGTGCCAAGTGGAATGAGCCATAGTGCGATGTCAGCGGGTTTCTTAAGTCTCGAATCAGTCTAAAGGATGAGGGGTGTAATCCTCTAGAAAGTCTTACAAATAGCAATATTCAAGCGCCTTTATTCACAAAACTACAGACAGTAATCAGATTAAAAGATTGATGGATTTGCCGCTAATTTACCACCCTAATTACGTTGCACCTCTTCCACTGGGTCATCGCTTTCCCATGGAGAAATTTAAGAAACTTTACGAGCTATTGTTAAGCGATCGAGTGGCTGATCTCGATCAGTTTCATGTTCCCGATCGTCCTGCTCAAGATTGGATCGAGCTTGTTCATACTGCCGATTATGTGAATGCGTATTGTTCTGGAACGCTGGATGCAAAGGCTCAAAGACGAATTGGCTTGCCTTGGAGTTCAGAATTGGTGAATCGAACTTGTACGGCAGTCGGTGGAACAATTTTGACAGCGCAGCTTGCTTTGAAATGTGGTCTTGCTTGCAATACGGCGGGGGGAACTCATCACGCATTTCCGAGCTATGGATCGGGATTTTGTATCTTTAATGATTTAGCGATCGCGTCTCGCGTTTTGCAGAAATTAGGGTTAGTTGAAAAAATTCTGATTGTTGATCTCGATGTGCATCAAGGAGATGGAACGGCGTTTATTTTTCAATCTGATCCGAGTGTATTTACGTTCTCGATGCATTGTGAAATTAATTTTCCTGGAACGAAGCAGCAGAGTGATTTAGATGTTCCTCTAAAAGAAGGAATGGAAGATGACGAATATTTGCAAGTTTTGGATCAGTATCTTCCTGATTTACTTTCTGAAGTGAAGCCGGATTTAGTTTTTTATGATGCAGGTGTTGATCCGCATTTCGGAGATCGATTAGGCAAGCTAGCCCTGACGGATTCTGGATTGTATCGCCGGGAAATGCAGGTCTTAACGACTTGTGTAGGGCGAGGCTATCCGGTCGCTTGTGTGATTGGAGGTGGATATGCTGAGGATATGGATGCTTTGGTTTACCGACATTCGATCGTGCATCGTGCTGCGAGTGATGTGTATCGACACGCTCGGCTTTGATTCAGTCCAAACTCTTCAGGGATGATTATCAAGGAATGCCCTGCGATCGCGCTCAACCATTTGAGACAGAACGGAAGCAAACTCTTGTAAGCTTAGTGACTAGCTGAATTTTCAGAAAGAGCGAAATCATGGCTTCTTTTCTTCCCAATCTCGACACACTTACCCTGCCTCAGCAAGTTGCTCAGATGGTAGTTGTCAGAGCATCCGGATTTCTATTTGATCACCAAATCCAATATCCAATCTGGGAACCCCCCGCGGCTACGCTAGAACACTGGGTCAAAGATTTGGGTGTAGGAGGTGTGATCTTATTGGGTGCGAGTGCTGGAGAAATTGCTCTGAGAACTCAGCAGCTTCAAAACTGGGCATCAACGCCATTACTGATTTGTGCCGATGTAGAAGAAGGAGTCGGACAGCGATTCTCAGGTGCAACTTGGTTTCCGCCCCCCATGTCGATCGCTGAAATTGCCAAACGCGATCTTCCACTCGCCTGTCACTATGCCGAACAGATGGGAAGCATCACTGCAGAGGAAAGTTTAGCGATCGGCTTAAATTGGCTGCTATCTCCTACAGTCGATGTCAATAACAATCCGAATAATCCAGTGATCAATGTGCGGGCATTCGGTGAAACGCCTGAGATTGTCAGTGAATTAGCAAAAGCATTTATTCGAGGCGCACATCAACATCCGATTCTGACGACTGCAAAACATTTTCCCGGACATGGCGATACAGCCGTTGATTCGCATCTCGAATTGCCACTGATTCCGCACGATCGAGCAAGATTAGAAGCAATTGAATTTCCGCCGTTTAGGAATGCAGTCTCTGCGGGTGTCGATGTTGTGATGAGTGCTCACTTACAGGTTCCCGCACTCGATCCGAACTATCCTGCTACACTTTCGCCCAAAGTTCTCACAGATGAATTGCGGCAGAATTTAGGATTTGAAGGTGTGATTGTCACAGATGCTTTAGTTATGGGTGCGATCGCGAATCGCTATGGAACAGCAGAAGCGTGCGTTTTAGCCGTCGAAGCTGGAGCCGATATTATGCTGATGCCATTAGAGCCAGAAAAAGCGATCGATGCTGTTTGTGAAGCAGTCGAAGCAGGACGGATTGATCGCGATCGCATTCGTGCATCTGTTGAAAGGATCTGGCGAGCGAAGCAGAAAGCTTGTATCCCAGAGATTCCGTCTGAAGAAGGTCATGCTTGGGAAAATCTTGCTTCATTGCCTTTAGAGACGAATGATCTGACTCAAAAGATTGCTCAGCCTGAGATGCTAGCAACTAATGCTCAGTTACTTCGAGATTCGATGCGAGTCTATCAGCCGAATCCATCGCGATTAGTAACTTTGTCGGGTGTGGGGCAAAACATTGTAGTCGTAGATAGCATTCTCGATTGTGAGTTCTTAGGTCGAACAGCTCCCGCGATCGCAGTTCCGTCTCAGTTCGGATTCACTCAGACTCAGATTATCGATCGACATACGCCGTACATTGATTTGAGTACTCGCGATGCAAGTCCATCTGTCTTGCAGCTATTCATCCGAGGCAATCCATTTCGAGGGATTGCTGGACTAACACAAGCAGCACAAGATTGGTTTACTTACTTGCTCAATACTGATCAACTTTATGCGATCGTAGTTTATGGCAGTCCTTATGTCCTCGATCGTTTTATTCCACAGTTACCATCTGATGTTCCCTATGTGTTTAGCTATGGGCAAATGCAATCTGCACAAGCGATCTCATTAGAGGCTTTGTTTGGATCTCCTTCCAAAGTAGCAATTGGGCAATTCATATAGATTTTCTGTAGACTCTACGATCTCTCTTCACACTCAAACAAGTGTAATCCAAACTGCTCAGAAAGATCCTCACACACCTTAACTCCCCGCACACTATTTCCCCGCTCATCTAACGGGGGCGAAAAAATCCCAAGCCCTAACCTCCCCGGAACGACCACCATCAATCCACCGCTTACCCCACTTTTGGCAGGCAATCCAACTCGATATGCCCACTCTCCGGAATAGTTGTACATTCCACACATATACATCACGCTGAGCATATCCCGAACATAGCGAGACGGCACAGCTTGAACTCCAGTGCGCGGATTTTTTCCCTGATTTGCTAGAGTCGCTGCCATCGTAGCTAAATCACAGCAATTCACCATCAAAGAGCATTGCTGAAAGTAGAGATCCAAAGACTCATCAATGCGATCGTCAATCATGCCAAAGTTCCGCATCAGATAAGCCATCGCTCGATTCCGAAATCCAGTCGTTCGCTCAGACATAAACGTTGGCATATCAATGTAGCTCTCATGTCCGATATAGCGCTCAAACATTGCCAACATTCGATTGAGCCGCTCTGATGCACCCTGACCTTTAATCAAACTCGTCGTCGCGATCGCGCCTGCATTTACCATCGGATTGTAAGGACGCTTCGACTGTTCATCTAGCACGATCGCATTAAAAGCATCCCCCGTGGGTTCGACTCCAACTTTAGAAAGCACCTGTTCCCTCCCATGATCTTCAAGTGCTAGCCCATGCACAAATACCTTAGAGATTGATTGAATGGTAAACAATTGCTCAGCATCGCCTACCGAAAACTGCTCTCCATCCACAGTGACAATGCAAATTCCAAACAACTTTGGGTCTGTTTTTGCCAGTTCAGGAATATAGGTCGCTGGAGTTCCTAAATTGAGCGATCGATACTTTTCATGAACCTGATTCAAGACCTCCTGAATCGGGTGAACGTCTGGGGCGGTTATAGGTTCGATCGTCATAGTAGAATGTCGAGGAAATCTTCTCAATGCTCTCAGAATGGTAAATCATTACTCCCCCGAACATCTGCTCAAGATTGCACAGAAATTCACATCGCAATCGATTCGCGAAGTTCGAGCATTGGGAAACGGCAATATTAACGATACCTTTTTAGTTGCACTGGAAACGTCGCAATTTGTCTTGCAGCGAATGAATACGCAAGTCTTTCGCCAGCCTGAATGGGTGATGCAGAATATGTGTGTCTGCACTCAACACATTTGCGATCGACTTCCCACGCTGAATCTAGATCGACGTTGGGAAACGCCACAAGTGATTTTCACCAACGAGAAGCAAGACCATTATTTAGAAGAAGACTCGTTTTGGAGAGCCATTAGTTTTATTGAAAATTCTCGATCGTATGACACCATTCAGAATCTCAGTCAAGCCGAAGAGATTGGTTATGCTTTAGGACTGTTTCATTGTTTAGTCAGTGATTTACCTCCTGAAAAGCTCTTAGATACGCTAGAAGGATTTCACATCACGCCGCTTTATTTGCAACAGTACGATCGCGCATTATCAAATTCCACCGTTTCTCGCACGCCAGAAGTCAACTATTGTTTGAAATTTGTCAGCGATCGCCAAGCTTGGGCACAGGTTTTAGAAAATGCGAAACACTCAGGAAAATTAAAACTGCGACTGATGCATGGCGATCCTAAGATCAATAACATCATGTTCGACACCCAAACAAACCAAGCCGTGAGTGTGATTGACCTCGACACTGTAAAACCTGGCTTGATTCACTACGATATTGGCGATTGTCTGCGCTCAGGCTGTAATGCGATCGGCGAAGAAACCCAAGCCTGGGAGACGGTAAGATTTGAACCTGATCTATGCGAGGGAATTTTACGAGGCTATGTCAGGATTGCAAAAACGTTTCTCACAGAACAGGACTATGCCTATTTGTTTGATGCTATTCGCTTAATCACATTTGAATTAGGGCTAAGATTCTTCACCGACTATCTCATGGGCAATCGTTACTTCAAGGTGAACTATCCAGACCATAACTTAGTGCGTGCCTTGGTGCAGTTCAAGTTAGCAGAGAGCATTGAATCTCAAGAACCAGCCATTTGTGCGATCGTGGAGGACTTACGATGAAGCATTTTACTCTCCACCCTTTTGATGCAGACTCGGATCTCAAACTGTCAGGGAGCATTTCTCGATCGAACAATCGATTGCGCCTGACTTACGATCTATTCGACGAACGCTCTCAAGTGTTCATTCCTGCCGCAAAATCGCCAACCCGTCAGAATAATCTATGGCAGACCACCTGCTTTGAGTTTTTTCTCGGTGTCCAGAACTCCCCACAATATTGGGAATTTAACCTTTCTCCAAGCGGCGATTGGAATATCTATCGCTTTGAAAATTATCGAACAGGAATGCAGGAAGAACTCAAATTTACATCACTTCCCTTTGAGATAAATGTGAAAGCCAAGCAAGTTTCACTCACAATTGAACTTGATCTTAATTCGATCGTCCAGCCCGATCAACCTCTTGATGTTTCAATTACTACAGTCATTGAAACATCGCCTCAAAATATTACATATTGGGCACTTCAGCACTGTGGAACTGAAGCAGACTTCCATCTTCGAGAAAGCTTCGTGCTAAAACTTTAATCCATCAGCTAAGATTCTTCCTGATATCGATCGAATTTCTAGAAGCTGGTTTGATCTTCAGATCGTCATATTCAGGAATAGAATTACCTCCTATTTAGAAAGTGCTTTTTTGGACACAAGTGCAGACGAAATAATAGTAGTTTCACCACTTCACATCTGATATCTACTCACTGTTAAATAGCATCATCATCAGGGCAATCTACCTAACGCATATCGATCGTTGATCGAGTTTGACTCTCCGTCGATGAAGGCGGAACAACCTGTTAGGGAGTGTGTTCCATGACAAAAAGTTTGCAGCGAATTGAGCAAGACGATTGGATTAATCAGCCTGTCGGTCGTCCAAAGACGATCAATGATCAATATTTAGATCGCTTAAAAGAATTAGTCAGTCATAGCCCAAAACAGTTCGGCTATCCGTTCGATCGCTGGACAGCCCAGTGGCTCAGAAAACATTTGTTACAAGAAACCGGAGTCGCGATTAGCGATCGACATATTAATCGCCTATTAAAACAGATGGGCTTATCGACTCGTGCAAACCTGCACCGCCAGCGTTTCGACACTTCAGCGAGCGCTTCAAACTGATTTCATTCCCCAAATTCTCCGCCTGTATCAGGGTTTCCAGCCCCAAACAGGCGGTTTTTTCATGCGATCGGCGCGCCTTCGGAAAGAAAATTCTGAAATAATTGTTAACACTCTTTACAAATCTCAATCTTCCCCTTAATATGTAAAGTGTGGTTAACACAACCACTTCATACATCTTCTCAAACGTAATTATCAAACCATGACAACGACCTTACAGAGACGCGAAAGCGCAAACCTGTGGGCGCAGTTCTGCAACTGGGTCACCTCCACCGAAAACCGCCTGTATGTAGGCTGGTTCGGCGTATTGATGATCCCCACCTTGCTGGCTGCAACCATCTGCTACATCATCGCCTTCATCGCTGCTCCTCCTGTGGACATCGACGGCATCCGTGAACCTGTTGCAGGTTCCTTGCTCTACGGCAACAACATCATCTCTGGTGCAGTTGTTCCTTCCTCGAACGCAATTGGCTTGCACTTCTACCCAATTTGGGAAGCAGCATCCTTAGATGAGTGGTTGTACAACGGTGGTCCTTACCAACTCGTCGTATTCCACTTCTTGATCGGCGTCTTCTGCTACATGGGACGTGAGTGGGAACTTTCCTACCGTCTCGGCATGCGTCCTTGGATCTGTGTTGCATACTCTGCACCTGTTGCAGCAGCAACCGCAGTCTTCTTGATCTACCCGATTGGACAAGGATCGTTCTCCGACGGTATGCCCCTCGGAATCTCTGGAACCTTCAACTTCATGTTGGTCTTCCAAGCAGAGCACAACATCTTGATGCACCCGTTCCACATGTTGGGCGTAGCTGGTGTATTCGGTGGTAGCTTGTTCTCGGCAATGCACGGTTCGTTGGTCACTTCTTCGTTGGTACGTGAGACCACTGAAGTTGAGAGCCAAAACTACGGTTACAAGTTTGGACAAGAAGAAGAGACCTACAACATCGTTGCAGCGCACGGCTACTTCGGACGGTTGATCTTCCAATACGCATCGTTCAACAACTCTCGCGCACTGCACTTCTTCTTGGGTGCATGGCCGGTCGTCGGCATCTGGTTCACCGCATTGGGTGTGTCCACGATGGCGTTCAACTTGAACGGATTCAACTTCAACCAATCGATCATCGACTCGCAAGGTCGTGTAGTGAGCACCTGGTCTGATGTAATCAACCGTGCGAACCTGGGTATGGAAGTGATGCACGAGCGTAACGCTCACAACTTCCCGCTCGACTTGGCTGCTGGTGAAGTTGCACCTGTTGCAATGAGCGCACCTGCAATCAACGGTTAATCTTTAACTGACTTGAGCTAAATGAAGCCCTCCAGAAATGGGGGGCTTTTTTGTATGAATTATTTCCAGCGCTTTGCTGATTTGAGAAACCCTTTATTCTGTAGGTTTGATGATTGGGCGATCGCTGACAGGTACATATGACGTTTGATCTGCCATCATCTCAATTCTTTGCTTTTCCGAGTTCCCAAATCTGGCAAGAATTTGTGCTTCAAGAAAAGTGTGCTGAATTCTTGATTGGCTTTGAGCTTCGGCTGCACTCAACTCACAAAAAACTTAGATCTTAGAGCGTTGAGCAGAGCCGAGAGGAGATACAAGCAATTTCTCTAGCCGCGACTACAGCAGTCCTAAATCGGCTGTGAAATAGGGGAATGGAGAGCAATTTCCCCATTCCCCAACTTGCAAGATCTTACAAACCAAACAGGAGTGCTATAGGCTCTGCACCATAGTTTAAGAAGCGAGAGCAACAGCCCAGAATTCTTCCTAAATTGGTGCTAGTCTGAGCAGTTCCTAACTTAGAAATCGTCAATTCCCTCCACAGTCCAAGCAGGATCAGGAAGCGATGGAATGTAAGCTCCGAGTACGAAATTGCCGTTGTTGAGATACCAAACTGCATTCGAGCCAGTCAAGCGATCGCGCCACAATAAATCAAGCTGATTATCTTGGTTGTACTCTCCAATGCCGACAATATCCCAATTTGGCAACGCATTCTCCAACTTGATGCTTTGACTCAACTGGATTCCATTCATAATCCAAATGCCATTTTCACCCGTCACCAGATTGCGCCAAACGATATCCGTTTGACCATCGCGATTAAAGTCTGCAAAACCTCTAATTTGCCAATTTAAATCGATTGCAGGATTGATTACGCCACGAGTTAATCGAGTGCGATCGAACAACCAATATGCAATTTCACCTGTCGTCGGATTGCGCCAGATTAAATCAAGACTGCGATCGTTATTCATATCGGCAACCCCTTCTAACCGCCAGTTAGTATCCATCGCAGGCAGAATTGAACTGCTCGAAGAAAACTGAGTCCCATTGAATGTCCAGAATGCGGTTTCACCCGTTTCGTCGTTTCGCCACACTAGATCGGGAGTGCCATCACCACTAAAATCATCGACTGCCAAAATCTTCCAAGTGGTCGGAACGTTCCAGCCTAACGGAACAGTCACTTTCTCACGAACTTGCCCATTCTGGGTCAGCCAAATCGACAATTCGCGGGTTCGCAAATTCCGCCA is part of the Leptolyngbya boryana PCC 6306 genome and harbors:
- a CDS encoding DUF2103 domain-containing protein yields the protein MKNEQGRLVLNHSTHIPGLIALLEKLIKVEGIQTITPGVIGSVRAHSPKFKLKISVPIRGGFKAIARQGKTVQEVFILTTLAQEQLENAIAQRLK
- a CDS encoding histone deacetylase family protein; its protein translation is MEKFKKLYELLLSDRVADLDQFHVPDRPAQDWIELVHTADYVNAYCSGTLDAKAQRRIGLPWSSELVNRTCTAVGGTILTAQLALKCGLACNTAGGTHHAFPSYGSGFCIFNDLAIASRVLQKLGLVEKILIVDLDVHQGDGTAFIFQSDPSVFTFSMHCEINFPGTKQQSDLDVPLKEGMEDDEYLQVLDQYLPDLLSEVKPDLVFYDAGVDPHFGDRLGKLALTDSGLYRREMQVLTTCVGRGYPVACVIGGGYAEDMDALVYRHSIVHRAASDVYRHARL
- a CDS encoding glycoside hydrolase family 3 N-terminal domain-containing protein — its product is MASFLPNLDTLTLPQQVAQMVVVRASGFLFDHQIQYPIWEPPAATLEHWVKDLGVGGVILLGASAGEIALRTQQLQNWASTPLLICADVEEGVGQRFSGATWFPPPMSIAEIAKRDLPLACHYAEQMGSITAEESLAIGLNWLLSPTVDVNNNPNNPVINVRAFGETPEIVSELAKAFIRGAHQHPILTTAKHFPGHGDTAVDSHLELPLIPHDRARLEAIEFPPFRNAVSAGVDVVMSAHLQVPALDPNYPATLSPKVLTDELRQNLGFEGVIVTDALVMGAIANRYGTAEACVLAVEAGADIMLMPLEPEKAIDAVCEAVEAGRIDRDRIRASVERIWRAKQKACIPEIPSEEGHAWENLASLPLETNDLTQKIAQPEMLATNAQLLRDSMRVYQPNPSRLVTLSGVGQNIVVVDSILDCEFLGRTAPAIAVPSQFGFTQTQIIDRHTPYIDLSTRDASPSVLQLFIRGNPFRGIAGLTQAAQDWFTYLLNTDQLYAIVVYGSPYVLDRFIPQLPSDVPYVFSYGQMQSAQAISLEALFGSPSKVAIGQFI
- the glsA gene encoding glutaminase A, whose amino-acid sequence is MTIEPITAPDVHPIQEVLNQVHEKYRSLNLGTPATYIPELAKTDPKLFGICIVTVDGEQFSVGDAEQLFTIQSISKVFVHGLALEDHGREQVLSKVGVEPTGDAFNAIVLDEQSKRPYNPMVNAGAIATTSLIKGQGASERLNRMLAMFERYIGHESYIDMPTFMSERTTGFRNRAMAYLMRNFGMIDDRIDESLDLYFQQCSLMVNCCDLATMAATLANQGKNPRTGVQAVPSRYVRDMLSVMYMCGMYNYSGEWAYRVGLPAKSGVSGGLMVVVPGRLGLGIFSPPLDERGNSVRGVKVCEDLSEQFGLHLFECEERS
- a CDS encoding phosphotransferase enzyme family protein, which codes for MVNHYSPEHLLKIAQKFTSQSIREVRALGNGNINDTFLVALETSQFVLQRMNTQVFRQPEWVMQNMCVCTQHICDRLPTLNLDRRWETPQVIFTNEKQDHYLEEDSFWRAISFIENSRSYDTIQNLSQAEEIGYALGLFHCLVSDLPPEKLLDTLEGFHITPLYLQQYDRALSNSTVSRTPEVNYCLKFVSDRQAWAQVLENAKHSGKLKLRLMHGDPKINNIMFDTQTNQAVSVIDLDTVKPGLIHYDIGDCLRSGCNAIGEETQAWETVRFEPDLCEGILRGYVRIAKTFLTEQDYAYLFDAIRLITFELGLRFFTDYLMGNRYFKVNYPDHNLVRALVQFKLAESIESQEPAICAIVEDLR
- a CDS encoding DOMON-like domain-containing protein, translated to MKHFTLHPFDADSDLKLSGSISRSNNRLRLTYDLFDERSQVFIPAAKSPTRQNNLWQTTCFEFFLGVQNSPQYWEFNLSPSGDWNIYRFENYRTGMQEELKFTSLPFEINVKAKQVSLTIELDLNSIVQPDQPLDVSITTVIETSPQNITYWALQHCGTEADFHLRESFVLKL
- a CDS encoding helix-turn-helix domain-containing protein; protein product: MTKSLQRIEQDDWINQPVGRPKTINDQYLDRLKELVSHSPKQFGYPFDRWTAQWLRKHLLQETGVAISDRHINRLLKQMGLSTRANLHRQRFDTSASASN
- the psbA gene encoding photosystem II q(b) protein; this translates as MTTTLQRRESANLWAQFCNWVTSTENRLYVGWFGVLMIPTLLAATICYIIAFIAAPPVDIDGIREPVAGSLLYGNNIISGAVVPSSNAIGLHFYPIWEAASLDEWLYNGGPYQLVVFHFLIGVFCYMGREWELSYRLGMRPWICVAYSAPVAAATAVFLIYPIGQGSFSDGMPLGISGTFNFMLVFQAEHNILMHPFHMLGVAGVFGGSLFSAMHGSLVTSSLVRETTEVESQNYGYKFGQEEETYNIVAAHGYFGRLIFQYASFNNSRALHFFLGAWPVVGIWFTALGVSTMAFNLNGFNFNQSIIDSQGRVVSTWSDVINRANLGMEVMHERNAHNFPLDLAAGEVAPVAMSAPAING